Proteins from a single region of Nocardioides oleivorans:
- a CDS encoding phosphoadenylyl-sulfate reductase: protein MSLSTQAARDFKGTHTAGRTPEELRELVSHVGAELELAPAEVIIEWAVATFGDRFAITSSMGDAVLAHLASKVAPGIDVVFLDTGYHFIETIGTRDAVEATLPVNLRTVSTSLSVAEQDEQYGKDLYKTDPDLCCALRKVKPLNDTLSEYDAWATGLRRAETHNRVIAPVVGWDARKGKVKVSPLARWSDEQIDTYILENGVLVNPLVHDGYPSIGCWPCTRRVAPGDDPRSGRWAGTTKTECGIHA, encoded by the coding sequence ATGAGTCTCTCCACGCAGGCCGCCCGCGACTTCAAGGGCACGCACACCGCCGGCCGTACGCCGGAGGAGCTGCGCGAGCTGGTCTCCCACGTCGGCGCCGAGCTCGAGCTCGCTCCGGCCGAGGTGATCATCGAGTGGGCCGTCGCCACCTTCGGCGACCGGTTCGCGATCACCTCGTCGATGGGCGACGCCGTCCTGGCGCACCTGGCCTCGAAAGTGGCGCCCGGGATCGACGTGGTCTTCCTCGACACCGGCTACCACTTCATCGAGACGATCGGCACCCGCGACGCCGTCGAGGCGACGCTGCCGGTCAACCTGCGCACCGTCAGCACCTCGCTGAGCGTCGCCGAGCAGGACGAGCAGTACGGCAAGGACCTCTACAAGACCGACCCCGACCTGTGCTGCGCGCTGCGCAAGGTGAAGCCGCTCAACGACACGCTGTCCGAGTACGACGCCTGGGCCACCGGCCTGCGTCGCGCCGAGACCCACAACCGGGTCATCGCGCCTGTCGTCGGTTGGGACGCGCGCAAGGGCAAGGTCAAGGTCTCCCCGCTGGCCCGCTGGAGCGACGAGCAGATCGACACCTACATCCTCGAGAACGGCGTGCTGGTGAACCCGCTCGTCCATGACGGCTATCCCAGCATCGGCTGCTGGCCCTGCACGCGACGCGTCGCCCCCGGCGACGACCCGCGCAGCGGGCGATGGGCCGGCACCACCAAGACCGAGTGCGGCATCCACGCATGA
- a CDS encoding sirohydrochlorin chelatase, which yields MAAPALVALAHGSRDPRSAATIKSLVAEVKGMRPDLRVETAFLDLSKPSFDTVVDRLVKAGFDEIVVVPLLLTEAYHAKVDVPEAIASAMARHEGVRIQASRILGMEAAFLEVLDVRLRDALRDARVRELDALVLAAAGSSDPLANQSVARIARTWATRHKLPVTAAFASAAPPATGEAVRAFRAEGKRHIAVASFFLAPGRLPDRAGELAIEAGAVAVSDPLGAHPAVARAILARYAVGAVELVPV from the coding sequence ATGGCTGCTCCTGCTCTGGTTGCCCTGGCTCACGGAAGCCGGGACCCGCGTTCTGCCGCGACGATCAAGTCGCTCGTCGCCGAGGTGAAGGGCATGCGCCCCGACCTCCGCGTCGAGACGGCCTTCCTCGACCTGTCCAAGCCGAGCTTCGACACGGTCGTCGATCGCCTGGTGAAGGCCGGGTTCGACGAGATCGTCGTCGTGCCGCTGCTCCTCACCGAGGCCTACCACGCCAAGGTCGACGTCCCCGAGGCCATCGCGTCCGCGATGGCGCGCCACGAGGGCGTCAGGATCCAGGCCAGCCGGATCCTCGGCATGGAGGCCGCGTTCCTCGAGGTGCTCGACGTCCGCCTCCGCGACGCGCTGAGGGACGCCCGCGTCCGCGAGCTCGACGCGCTGGTCCTGGCCGCAGCCGGTTCGTCCGACCCGCTGGCCAACCAGTCGGTCGCCCGCATCGCCCGCACCTGGGCCACCCGCCACAAGCTCCCCGTGACGGCGGCGTTCGCCTCGGCCGCTCCCCCGGCCACCGGCGAGGCCGTGCGCGCGTTCCGCGCGGAGGGCAAGCGCCACATCGCGGTCGCGTCGTTCTTCCTCGCGCCGGGCAGGCTGCCCGACCGGGCCGGCGAGCTCGCGATCGAGGCCGGCGCGGTCGCGGTCTCCGACCCGCTCGGCGCCCACCCGGCCGTCGCCCGCGCGATCCTGGCCCGCTACGCCGTCGGCGCGGTCGAGCTGGTCCCGGTCTGA
- a CDS encoding DNA alkylation repair protein: MTYVGAVRAALADGGDAARAAQQQAYMKSALPYAGFAAPELKALLGPILAEHRFIDRAQWEDAVLELWDDVSVREEWYAAIALLRHRSYRQWLDPGLLPLLEHLVRTGAWWDVVDEVAGHLVGQVLLDHRVVVTPVMDAWSVDPDSMWVRRTAMIAQLRHEDETDTDLLDRALVANLDDTAFGREFFVRKALGWALRQHARTDPAWVLSFVGTHADRLSGLSRREALKHL; encoded by the coding sequence ATGACGTACGTGGGTGCGGTGCGGGCGGCCCTGGCCGACGGGGGAGACGCGGCCAGGGCCGCCCAGCAGCAGGCCTACATGAAGTCGGCGCTGCCCTACGCCGGGTTCGCCGCACCCGAGCTGAAGGCGCTCCTGGGGCCGATCCTCGCCGAGCACCGGTTCATCGACCGCGCCCAGTGGGAGGACGCCGTCCTCGAGCTCTGGGACGACGTGAGCGTCCGCGAGGAGTGGTACGCCGCGATCGCCCTGCTGCGGCACCGGTCCTACCGGCAGTGGCTCGACCCCGGCCTGCTGCCGCTCCTCGAGCACCTCGTGCGGACCGGTGCCTGGTGGGACGTGGTCGACGAGGTCGCCGGCCACCTGGTCGGTCAGGTGCTGCTGGACCACCGAGTGGTCGTCACGCCGGTGATGGACGCCTGGTCGGTCGACCCCGACTCGATGTGGGTCCGGCGCACGGCGATGATCGCGCAGCTCCGGCACGAGGACGAGACGGACACCGACCTGCTGGACCGCGCGCTGGTGGCCAACCTGGACGACACGGCCTTCGGCAGGGAGTTCTTCGTGCGCAAGGCGCTCGGCTGGGCGCTGCGGCAGCACGCGCGCACGGATCCGGCGTGGGTCCTGTCGTTCGTCGGGACCCACGCCGATCGCCTGAGCGGGCTCTCCCGGAGGGAGGCCCTCAAGCACCTCTGA
- a CDS encoding class I SAM-dependent methyltransferase, translated as MTTTEQTPAPAIDMDTLMAFVGAFVGDLGATMGAGNVLLGERLGLYRALAQQPGDARSLAEATGTDPRYVEEWLRGQAAGGYVEHDAATGTYSMTPEKAFALTDPSGPVFLPGAFELALGALKALPEIEHAFRTGAGYGWHEHDEDVFTGCERFFRPGYLMHLLPEWIPALDGVPARLERGARVADLGCGHGASTVLMAQAFPNSSFIGSDYHQGSIESARQRAEDAGVAARVRFDVAGAQTLAEHDLDLVTTFDCLHDMGDPLGAAQHVRRSLAPDGTWMIVEPAAGDTVAANLNPVGRVFYGFSTFLCVPNAVSQPGGYALGAQAGEAAIRQVVTDAGFTRFRKVAETPFNHVYEARP; from the coding sequence ATGACCACGACCGAACAGACCCCCGCGCCAGCCATCGACATGGACACGCTGATGGCGTTCGTCGGCGCCTTCGTCGGCGACCTCGGCGCCACGATGGGCGCCGGCAACGTGCTCCTCGGCGAGCGCCTCGGGCTCTACCGCGCGCTCGCCCAGCAGCCGGGCGACGCCCGGTCGCTCGCCGAGGCGACCGGCACCGACCCGCGCTACGTGGAGGAGTGGCTGCGCGGGCAGGCCGCGGGCGGGTACGTCGAGCACGACGCCGCCACCGGGACGTACTCCATGACGCCGGAGAAGGCCTTCGCCCTCACCGACCCGTCCGGTCCGGTGTTCCTGCCGGGAGCCTTCGAGCTCGCCCTCGGCGCGCTCAAGGCGCTGCCGGAGATCGAGCACGCCTTCCGCACCGGCGCCGGCTACGGGTGGCACGAGCACGACGAGGACGTCTTCACCGGCTGCGAGCGATTCTTCCGCCCCGGCTACCTCATGCACCTGCTGCCGGAGTGGATCCCGGCGCTCGACGGCGTCCCCGCGCGGCTCGAGCGCGGGGCACGGGTCGCGGACCTCGGCTGCGGCCACGGCGCCTCGACGGTGCTGATGGCCCAGGCCTTCCCGAACAGCTCGTTCATCGGGTCCGACTACCACCAGGGGTCGATCGAGTCGGCGCGACAGCGCGCCGAGGACGCAGGCGTCGCCGCGCGCGTGCGCTTCGACGTCGCCGGTGCGCAGACGCTCGCCGAGCACGACCTCGACCTGGTGACGACCTTCGACTGCCTGCACGACATGGGTGACCCGCTGGGCGCCGCGCAGCACGTCCGGCGCTCGCTCGCCCCCGACGGCACCTGGATGATCGTCGAGCCGGCCGCGGGCGACACGGTCGCGGCGAACCTCAACCCGGTGGGTCGGGTGTTCTACGGGTTCTCCACGTTCCTGTGCGTCCCCAACGCGGTCTCCCAGCCCGGCGGCTACGCACTCGGTGCGCAGGCGGGCGAGGCGGCGATCCGCCAGGTGGTGACCGACGCCGGGTTCACCCGGTTCCGCAAGGTCGCGGAGACGCCGTTCAACCACGTGTACGAGGCGCGCCCCTGA
- a CDS encoding alpha/beta hydrolase, whose amino-acid sequence MRAREPDSEGHVEVDGVSLAWESFNDTAATTVLFVPIDTCVNSGAWKGQVPYLAQHFRVVAIDPPGNGRSGRALDPEAYGDLAMVEHTLSVMDQLGIERAVLVGICVSAWQALLTAALHPDRVLGVAAVAPWARDDTSPYPVRLEAALRFEEELDDYSGWRGNNRHYLPEHWPDYAEFFFDQMLPEPHSTKQLEDVVGFTRQTTGQVILAENAAPRFPDTTAEAESLLRGITAPVLVVQGTADLCQPPGRGESVVAWTGAEHLVLDGSGHLPMARHPVLVNRALKSFVDRAVGAVPVPRPRRDGRRRPKLLYLSSPIGLGHVRRDLAVVEAMRELRPELEVQWLTQSPVAEFLEHRGEVVHPASRLLASESGHFEAECGEHDLHAFDAVRRMDEVLVNNFMVFDDLVARERFDLWVGDEAWDLDHFLHEHPSSKRAPFVWMTDFVGWVPMPDGGEREAFLTADYNAEMVEHVASSPSLRDRAVFVGDAADVVDLPLGPGLPSARTWTQEHFDFAGYVMGRRPDPARRDELRERLGYRPDEVVCLVSVGGSGVGHHLLRRAVAAYAPMAARVPGLRMVVVAGPRIDPRSLDLPDGVQSHGFLPDLDLHHAACDVALVQGGLSTTMELTAAGRPFVYVPLEHHFEQQVHVRHRLDRHRAGRAMAYADTSPERLADALVGALAQQVDYLPVPSDGAERAARMVLDVL is encoded by the coding sequence ATGCGAGCACGGGAGCCGGACAGCGAGGGGCACGTCGAGGTCGACGGGGTGAGCCTGGCCTGGGAGTCCTTCAACGACACCGCCGCGACGACTGTGCTCTTCGTGCCGATCGACACCTGCGTCAACAGTGGCGCGTGGAAGGGCCAGGTGCCCTACCTCGCGCAGCACTTCCGGGTCGTCGCGATCGACCCTCCCGGCAACGGCCGGTCGGGGCGTGCGCTCGACCCCGAGGCCTACGGCGACCTCGCGATGGTCGAGCACACGCTGTCGGTGATGGACCAGCTTGGCATCGAGCGCGCGGTCCTCGTCGGGATCTGCGTGAGCGCGTGGCAGGCACTGCTCACCGCGGCCCTGCACCCCGATCGCGTGCTGGGCGTGGCCGCCGTGGCGCCGTGGGCGCGCGACGACACCTCGCCCTACCCGGTCCGCCTCGAGGCGGCCCTGCGCTTCGAGGAGGAGCTGGACGACTACTCGGGCTGGAGGGGCAACAACCGCCACTACCTGCCCGAGCACTGGCCGGACTACGCCGAGTTCTTCTTCGACCAGATGCTGCCCGAGCCGCACTCCACCAAGCAGCTCGAGGACGTCGTCGGGTTCACCCGGCAGACCACCGGTCAGGTGATCCTCGCCGAGAACGCCGCGCCCCGCTTCCCGGACACCACCGCGGAGGCGGAGTCGCTCCTGCGCGGCATCACCGCACCGGTGCTCGTCGTCCAGGGCACCGCCGACCTGTGCCAGCCGCCGGGACGCGGGGAGAGCGTCGTGGCGTGGACCGGCGCCGAGCACCTCGTGCTCGACGGGTCCGGACACCTGCCGATGGCCCGCCACCCGGTGCTGGTGAACCGGGCGCTCAAGTCGTTCGTGGACCGCGCCGTGGGCGCCGTACCGGTGCCCCGTCCGCGGCGCGACGGCCGTCGGCGGCCGAAGCTCCTCTATCTCTCCTCGCCCATCGGCCTGGGGCACGTGCGCCGCGACCTCGCGGTCGTCGAGGCGATGCGTGAGCTGCGCCCCGAGCTCGAGGTGCAGTGGCTGACCCAGTCGCCGGTGGCGGAGTTCCTCGAGCACCGGGGCGAGGTGGTGCACCCGGCGTCGCGGCTGCTCGCCAGCGAGTCCGGGCACTTCGAGGCCGAGTGCGGCGAGCACGACCTGCACGCCTTCGACGCCGTACGCCGGATGGACGAGGTCCTGGTCAACAACTTCATGGTCTTCGACGACCTCGTCGCCCGGGAGCGGTTCGACCTGTGGGTGGGCGACGAGGCGTGGGACCTCGACCACTTCCTCCACGAGCACCCGTCGTCGAAGCGGGCGCCCTTCGTCTGGATGACCGACTTCGTCGGCTGGGTGCCTATGCCGGACGGGGGCGAGCGCGAGGCGTTCCTGACGGCCGACTACAACGCCGAGATGGTCGAGCACGTGGCGAGCTCACCCTCCCTGCGCGACCGGGCGGTGTTCGTCGGCGACGCGGCCGACGTCGTGGACCTGCCGCTCGGGCCCGGCCTGCCGTCCGCGCGGACGTGGACGCAGGAGCACTTCGACTTCGCCGGCTACGTCATGGGCCGGCGCCCCGACCCGGCACGCCGCGACGAGCTGCGCGAGCGCCTGGGCTACCGCCCCGACGAGGTGGTCTGCCTGGTCTCCGTCGGCGGCTCGGGCGTGGGCCACCACCTGCTGCGGCGCGCGGTCGCGGCGTACGCACCGATGGCGGCCCGGGTGCCGGGGCTGCGCATGGTCGTGGTCGCCGGCCCACGCATCGATCCCCGGTCGCTCGACCTGCCGGACGGGGTGCAGTCGCACGGGTTCCTGCCGGACCTCGACCTGCACCACGCGGCGTGCGACGTGGCGCTGGTCCAGGGTGGGCTCAGCACCACGATGGAGCTGACGGCGGCGGGACGCCCCTTCGTCTACGTCCCCCTGGAGCACCACTTCGAGCAACAGGTGCACGTGCGGCACCGGCTCGACCGGCACCGTGCCGGCCGCGCGATGGCGTACGCCGACACGTCCCCCGAGCGGCTGGCCGACGCGCTCGTCGGCGCGCTCGCACAGCAGGTGGACTACCTCCCGGTGCCGTCCGACGGCGCCGAGCGGGCGGCCAGGATGGTGCTCGACGTGCTCTGA
- a CDS encoding AAA family ATPase yields the protein MSQSGDAVRFRLSSALVVEAAGRSFAGGELGSRKARTFLALLAASGGTTSTDRIVEALWPDAVPADPGANVATLASRIRRTLGPVLGRDLVVGVPGSYRLGGTWTVDLAEAALLASEAGARLGLGEHALAEASAAAALGLLGNGPALLDEDDVDWVVQVRREADDVRREARHHRVVALLALDPARAVAVASAGVDADRFDERAVRDLMQALAADGRVSAALSTYDAVARALRSELGTDPDRATADLHLALLRDAEPAPQATVAVPAPRDPPDQPSLVGRDPELAVVREAWHAAVGGGADGVVLVVGEGGIGKTGLLDAGAAHCAATGGQVLRGRCHPAERSLFLQPYVDALRPALVGLRPDALLAVVRDHEAAWVALLPDLAEVVRGTTAPPVDHDLHRRSTYDAVVAGLRRLAATRPVVLVLDDLQDAGAATVDLLGHLAGRLGGARVLLVGAVRSEDPSVAERLGDRARHLRLGPLPAEAVDELAAAAGLSVHGGQVMARTAGHTLSVVECLRALQGGDDGVPASLAAGVRARVDRLEPGPRAVVEAGAVLRRRLDPRLLGALAETSEVAASRHGEELTLAGLFVRSGAVYEFANDLLQECVYAALPQAVAAAYHRRAADLTADRPEVMADHARAVGDDARAARGWLLAGEAALLSAAVEDARTLVERCLAVLSVAADTRARALLVRARVHEAGTSWTAAIQDIDEALAWARASGERRLELAALRARGGDAAIGAQVRPDEIGRALEDGVRLAAELGDRRAEADFACRLSVLEASRLQLAGARARAERAVDRARSAGSAEALLLALDGLKTTAWYLGDAPRLASVLDQLQPLLAARPDPWLHQWVVFESAFVPAAYDDWAGARERIEEALDLNRRSGFPAYAGWLTSYQAWLLRLEGDLDQARRLGRAAVEATSAVGHPWWHSWAAGLLAATLVETGDHAEAVAVARSGLAALSGTARPGRLLCAATLAAMTGEGTREASEALTRVACPPGGAWVLGADAYLLLAEAARRRGDVEAADRLLAPLREATSDLWPAVRARVEAAQSTSSTILAARSAPSDGTGR from the coding sequence GTGAGCCAGTCCGGCGACGCCGTCCGGTTCCGGCTGTCCTCCGCGCTGGTCGTGGAGGCCGCCGGACGCTCGTTCGCGGGCGGCGAGCTGGGCAGCCGCAAGGCGCGGACGTTCCTCGCGCTGCTCGCCGCCTCCGGGGGCACCACGAGCACGGACCGCATCGTGGAGGCGCTCTGGCCCGACGCGGTGCCGGCCGATCCGGGAGCCAACGTCGCCACGCTGGCGAGCCGGATCCGCCGGACGCTGGGTCCGGTGCTGGGTCGCGACCTGGTGGTCGGGGTGCCGGGGTCCTACCGCCTCGGCGGCACCTGGACGGTCGACCTGGCCGAGGCCGCGCTGCTGGCCTCGGAGGCCGGAGCCCGGCTCGGCCTCGGCGAGCACGCGCTCGCCGAGGCGTCTGCCGCGGCCGCCCTCGGCCTGCTCGGCAACGGCCCTGCCCTCCTCGACGAGGACGACGTCGACTGGGTCGTGCAGGTGAGGCGTGAGGCCGACGACGTGCGCCGCGAGGCACGCCACCACCGCGTCGTGGCGCTTCTCGCGCTCGACCCCGCGCGGGCCGTGGCCGTCGCCTCGGCCGGCGTGGACGCGGACCGCTTCGACGAGCGCGCGGTGCGCGACCTGATGCAGGCACTGGCCGCGGACGGGCGCGTGTCGGCGGCCTTGTCGACGTACGACGCCGTGGCCCGCGCCCTGCGCAGCGAGCTCGGCACCGACCCCGACCGGGCGACGGCCGACCTCCACCTGGCCCTGCTGCGCGACGCGGAGCCGGCTCCGCAGGCGACGGTGGCGGTGCCGGCCCCGCGCGATCCGCCCGACCAGCCGTCACTGGTGGGCCGCGACCCGGAGCTCGCGGTCGTGCGCGAGGCCTGGCACGCCGCGGTCGGCGGAGGGGCCGACGGCGTCGTGCTCGTCGTCGGCGAGGGCGGCATCGGCAAGACCGGCCTGCTCGACGCGGGCGCAGCCCACTGCGCCGCCACCGGGGGCCAGGTCCTCCGGGGACGCTGCCACCCCGCGGAGAGGTCGCTCTTCCTCCAGCCCTACGTCGACGCCCTCCGTCCGGCGCTCGTGGGACTGCGGCCGGACGCGCTGCTGGCCGTCGTCCGCGACCACGAGGCCGCGTGGGTCGCCCTGCTCCCGGACCTCGCCGAGGTGGTGCGCGGCACGACCGCCCCACCCGTCGACCACGACCTGCACCGCCGCTCGACGTACGACGCCGTGGTCGCGGGCCTGCGCCGGCTCGCCGCCACGCGTCCGGTCGTGCTCGTCCTCGACGACCTCCAGGACGCGGGTGCCGCGACGGTCGACCTCCTGGGACACCTCGCCGGTCGCCTCGGTGGTGCCCGCGTCCTGCTCGTGGGAGCGGTCCGCAGCGAGGACCCTTCCGTGGCCGAGCGGCTCGGCGACCGCGCGCGGCACCTGCGGCTCGGACCCCTCCCGGCCGAGGCGGTGGACGAGCTGGCGGCTGCGGCCGGGCTGTCGGTGCACGGTGGCCAGGTGATGGCCCGCACCGCCGGACACACCCTGAGCGTGGTCGAGTGCCTGCGTGCCCTGCAGGGTGGCGACGACGGCGTGCCCGCCTCGTTGGCGGCAGGCGTCCGCGCCCGTGTCGACCGGCTCGAGCCCGGTCCCCGAGCGGTGGTCGAGGCCGGTGCCGTCCTGCGACGCCGCCTCGACCCGCGACTGCTGGGCGCGCTGGCCGAGACGTCGGAGGTCGCCGCGTCCCGGCACGGCGAGGAGCTCACGCTCGCCGGGCTGTTCGTGCGCAGCGGTGCGGTCTACGAGTTCGCCAACGACCTGCTCCAGGAGTGCGTGTACGCCGCCCTCCCGCAGGCGGTCGCCGCCGCCTACCACCGCCGCGCCGCGGACCTCACCGCCGATCGGCCCGAGGTGATGGCCGACCACGCCCGTGCCGTCGGCGACGACGCGCGCGCGGCGCGGGGCTGGCTCCTCGCGGGTGAGGCGGCGCTGCTCAGCGCCGCGGTCGAGGACGCCCGGACGCTGGTCGAGCGGTGCCTGGCCGTTCTGTCGGTCGCGGCCGACACGCGTGCCCGGGCGCTGCTCGTGCGCGCCCGGGTGCACGAGGCCGGCACCAGCTGGACGGCCGCGATCCAGGACATCGACGAGGCCCTGGCCTGGGCCCGGGCCAGTGGCGAGCGACGTCTCGAGCTCGCCGCCCTCCGCGCGCGTGGCGGGGACGCCGCGATCGGCGCGCAGGTCAGGCCCGACGAGATCGGCCGTGCGCTGGAGGACGGCGTCCGGCTGGCGGCCGAGCTCGGTGACCGACGCGCCGAGGCCGACTTCGCGTGCCGCCTCTCCGTCCTGGAGGCCAGCCGCCTGCAGCTCGCGGGGGCGCGAGCCCGGGCCGAGCGGGCCGTCGACCGCGCCCGCTCCGCGGGCTCGGCGGAGGCGCTCCTCCTGGCCCTCGACGGACTGAAGACGACCGCGTGGTACCTCGGTGACGCGCCCCGTCTCGCCTCCGTGCTCGACCAGCTCCAGCCGCTGCTGGCCGCGCGCCCCGACCCCTGGCTGCACCAGTGGGTGGTCTTCGAGTCGGCCTTCGTGCCGGCGGCGTACGACGACTGGGCGGGCGCGCGCGAGCGGATCGAGGAGGCGCTGGACCTCAACCGGCGCAGCGGGTTCCCGGCCTACGCGGGCTGGCTCACGTCCTACCAGGCGTGGCTGCTCCGGCTCGAGGGAGACCTCGATCAGGCCCGGCGACTGGGCCGGGCCGCGGTGGAGGCGACGTCGGCCGTCGGTCATCCGTGGTGGCACTCCTGGGCGGCGGGACTGCTGGCCGCCACCCTCGTCGAGACCGGGGACCACGCCGAGGCCGTCGCGGTGGCGCGCTCCGGGCTCGCCGCGCTGAGCGGCACCGCCCGCCCCGGGCGACTGCTGTGCGCCGCCACCCTGGCCGCCATGACGGGGGAGGGCACCCGCGAGGCGAGCGAGGCACTCACCCGGGTGGCCTGCCCGCCCGGTGGCGCCTGGGTCCTCGGCGCGGACGCCTACCTCCTGCTGGCCGAGGCGGCCCGGCGGCGCGGCGACGTGGAGGCTGCGGACCGGCTGCTGGCACCGCTGCGGGAGGCGACGTCGGACCTGTGGCCGGCCGTGCGGGCACGGGTCGAGGCCGCTCAGAGCACGTCGAGCACCATCCTGGCCGCCCGCTCGGCGCCGTCGGACGGCACCGGGAGGTAG
- a CDS encoding DUF3037 domain-containing protein: MTRLAYQYVVLRCVPRPEREEFLNVGVVLHCQSADFLDAVWNVDADRLHALDAGIDVDQVCEALGFVDWVCRGDERGGAAARQSLGQRFGFLKAPRSTVLQPGPVHGGVTDDPARQLEHLRERLVG, encoded by the coding sequence GTGACCCGGCTCGCCTACCAGTACGTCGTGCTGCGCTGCGTGCCGAGGCCCGAGCGCGAGGAGTTCCTCAACGTCGGGGTCGTGCTCCACTGCCAGTCGGCCGACTTCCTCGACGCGGTGTGGAACGTCGACGCCGACCGGTTGCACGCCCTCGACGCCGGCATCGACGTCGACCAGGTCTGCGAGGCGCTGGGCTTCGTCGACTGGGTCTGCCGCGGCGACGAGCGTGGAGGCGCGGCCGCCCGGCAGTCCCTCGGCCAGCGGTTCGGGTTCCTCAAGGCCCCGCGCAGCACGGTGCTCCAGCCGGGTCCGGTCCACGGCGGCGTCACCGACGACCCGGCGCGCCAGCTCGAGCACCTGCGCGAGCGCCTCGTCGGGTAG
- a CDS encoding HipA family kinase, which translates to MTLQHVSVTRYVTPLREGGSLPGIVEADDLGTYVCKFRGAGQGAKVLVAEVVVSELATRLGLRTPRLVVLDLDPEIARYEADEEVQDLIRASVGPNLGIDFLPGSFGVDGQVSVADDEGARVLWLDAFTANVDRSWRNPNLLLWNGDLWVIDHGASLYFHHGWRSGVTDPAKFAAQPWDVSGHVFETCAARARELDGEIAASLGREVFVEVLAAVPDVWLEPLPGTDGTEGTELGPDELRAAYVDFLTARLGTRQWLPGHDGEVAP; encoded by the coding sequence GTGACGCTTCAGCACGTCTCCGTCACCCGCTACGTCACCCCGCTCCGCGAGGGCGGCAGCCTGCCCGGCATCGTCGAGGCCGACGACCTGGGCACCTACGTCTGCAAGTTCCGCGGTGCCGGCCAGGGGGCCAAGGTCCTCGTCGCGGAGGTGGTCGTCAGCGAGCTCGCCACCCGGCTGGGCCTGCGCACCCCGCGACTCGTCGTGCTCGACCTGGACCCCGAGATCGCCCGCTACGAGGCGGACGAGGAGGTCCAGGACCTCATCCGGGCGAGCGTGGGTCCCAATCTCGGCATCGACTTCCTGCCCGGCTCGTTCGGCGTCGACGGCCAGGTCTCGGTCGCCGACGACGAGGGCGCGCGGGTGCTCTGGCTCGACGCCTTCACCGCCAACGTCGACCGGTCCTGGCGCAACCCCAACCTGCTGCTGTGGAACGGGGACCTCTGGGTCATCGACCACGGCGCCTCGCTCTACTTCCACCACGGCTGGCGGAGCGGGGTGACCGATCCCGCGAAGTTCGCCGCCCAGCCCTGGGACGTCAGCGGGCACGTCTTCGAGACCTGCGCGGCCCGGGCGCGCGAGCTCGACGGGGAGATCGCGGCGTCGCTCGGCCGCGAGGTCTTCGTCGAGGTGCTGGCCGCCGTCCCCGACGTGTGGCTCGAGCCGCTCCCGGGCACCGACGGCACCGAGGGCACCGAGCTCGGTCCGGACGAGCTGCGGGCGGCCTATGTCGACTTCCTGACCGCGCGGCTCGGCACCCGCCAGTGGCTGCCCGGCCACGACGGCGAGGTCGCGCCGTGA
- a CDS encoding PPK2 family polyphosphate kinase, with protein sequence MTTSPIADALRLPAGPVDLTAIETDAAPGFDGKKADGKGALFAMGDELADLQERLWAQRTVGSERRVLLVLQGMDTSGKGGVLRHTIGLVDPQGVRITSFKAPTDEERAHDFLWRIEKGLPPAGYIGVFDRSHYEDVLIARVHELAEPAEIQRRYGAINDFEARLADQGVSIIKCMLHVGADEQKARLAARLDNPDKHWKYNPGDLDERAFWSAYREAYEIALERTNTDVAPWHVVPADKKWFRNLAVAQLLLDTLRGLDPQWPAADFDVEAEKKRLAEESPVQ encoded by the coding sequence ATGACCACCTCTCCCATCGCCGATGCCCTGCGGCTGCCCGCCGGCCCGGTCGACCTCACCGCCATCGAGACCGATGCCGCGCCCGGGTTCGACGGCAAGAAGGCCGACGGCAAGGGGGCGCTCTTCGCGATGGGCGACGAGCTTGCCGACCTGCAGGAGCGGCTCTGGGCCCAGCGCACCGTGGGGTCGGAGCGTCGCGTGCTCCTGGTGCTCCAGGGCATGGACACCAGCGGCAAGGGTGGCGTCCTGCGCCACACGATCGGCCTGGTCGACCCGCAGGGCGTGCGGATCACCAGCTTCAAGGCACCCACCGACGAGGAGCGCGCCCACGACTTCCTGTGGCGGATCGAGAAGGGCCTCCCGCCGGCCGGCTACATCGGGGTCTTCGACCGCAGCCACTACGAGGACGTGCTGATCGCCCGCGTGCACGAGCTCGCCGAGCCTGCCGAGATCCAGCGTCGCTACGGCGCGATCAACGACTTCGAGGCCCGGCTCGCGGACCAGGGCGTCTCGATCATCAAGTGCATGCTGCACGTCGGCGCCGACGAGCAGAAGGCGCGGCTCGCCGCGCGGCTGGACAACCCGGACAAGCACTGGAAGTACAACCCCGGCGACCTCGACGAGCGGGCCTTCTGGTCGGCCTACCGTGAGGCCTACGAGATCGCGCTCGAGCGGACGAACACCGACGTCGCGCCGTGGCACGTGGTCCCGGCCGACAAGAAGTGGTTCCGCAACCTCGCCGTCGCCCAGCTCCTGCTCGACACGCTTCGCGGGCTCGACCCGCAGTGGCCGGCCGCCGACTTCGACGTCGAGGCGGAGAAGAAGCGCCTGGCCGAGGAGTCCCCGGTCCAGTGA